One genomic region from Nostoc sphaeroides encodes:
- a CDS encoding GntR family transcriptional regulator, with amino-acid sequence MNLNDLAANVLQQQRSTPDLIADALREAILRGIFQEGQSLRQDEIATQFGVSRIPVREALKQLEAEGLVTLHLNRGAIVSVLTAQEAQEICEIRSALEVKAMQLAIPKFRETDIEKAAVILEATDQATDAGVLAKLNWEFHATLYATAERPRLLGMIKTLHVNCDRYVRVQLAQMDYQERSQKEHYQLLDACQKQDTKAAVRLLKRHIDTAGEQLIAYLQQIAQKR; translated from the coding sequence ATGAACTTAAATGACTTAGCAGCCAATGTGCTGCAACAACAACGCAGTACCCCAGATTTAATTGCCGATGCTTTGCGGGAAGCGATTCTGCGCGGCATTTTTCAGGAAGGACAATCGCTGAGACAGGATGAAATCGCTACTCAGTTTGGAGTTAGTCGTATTCCCGTGCGTGAAGCCTTGAAGCAGCTAGAAGCAGAAGGATTGGTGACACTGCATTTAAATCGTGGTGCGATCGTATCGGTGTTGACAGCACAAGAGGCGCAAGAAATCTGTGAAATTCGTAGCGCCTTAGAAGTGAAAGCGATGCAATTAGCAATACCCAAGTTCAGGGAAACAGATATAGAAAAAGCTGCTGTAATTTTGGAAGCGACAGATCAAGCAACTGATGCAGGTGTGTTGGCAAAACTCAACTGGGAATTTCACGCGACGCTGTACGCCACTGCTGAACGTCCCCGGTTGTTGGGGATGATTAAAACTTTACACGTTAATTGCGATCGCTATGTCCGGGTACAATTAGCGCAGATGGATTACCAAGAGCGATCGCAAAAAGAACACTATCAACTTTTAGATGCTTGTCAAAAGCAGGATACAAAAGCTGCTGTCAGGTTACTGAAACGACACATAGACACCGCAGGAGAACAGCTAATTGCATACTTGCAGCAAATTGCTCAGAAACGCTGA